Proteins co-encoded in one Labrus mixtus unplaced genomic scaffold, fLabMix1.1 SCAFFOLD_87, whole genome shotgun sequence genomic window:
- the abca5 gene encoding ATP-binding cassette sub-family A member 5 gives MYFIPEASITETNRPNVIHMRHAGRMQSTSRRDAGVWHQTRSLLYKNLLIKWRTKQQSLQELVLPLLLLGLLILISTLNPHVYYGGISTMELEREDHFFKGLGYTPITNITTHIMEEVAQEILMQDRLEMFPSEEDLENASLYDPSSYVGVVFMDSSATSYRLRFPYNQLPLPSDYTESIANCFTSSVNCRAANYWYSGFVRLQSLIDAAIIQMQTKRSVHSEMDLKVVMMGQPGSVEVQKFPHALISIYLVLAFTPFVTFLIVNVAAEKERRLKDTMTMMGLYDTAFWLSWGLLYAALVTTMSVLMAVIATYTALFPNSDFLLIFLLIFLYGISSIFFSFMLTPLFKKPKFASTVGSMLTVVFGCLSLFTVLMKDFPQPLVWLLCLLSPSAFSIGIAQVVYLEAQGDGAVFSSLANGPHPLYVPLLMLVLDCILYLLLAVYLDQVLPGEFGVRRSLLYFLKPSYWSKRRKRYVEVSSVYDAEGKGGPSGDESIEPVSPEFRGKEAIRIVNIHKVYKEKDNVVEALRGLTFDIYEGQITALLGHSGAGKSTLMNILCGICPPTNGLATIYGSPVAEIADASEMKQLVGICPQFNIIFDVLTVEEHLRIFAAIKGIPPADIDAEVTKVLKDLDLEKIMNAQAKNLSGGQKRKLSVGIAILGDPKILLLDEPTAGMDPCSRHQVWALLKSRRAGRVTVLSTHYMDEADILADRKAVISQGQLKCVGSSLYLKIKCGVGYHLRMSISERCEADKVTSLVEHHVPKATLSRQHDAELTFTLPFESMDTFSGLFSELDCQPSLGIINYGVSMTTLEDVFLRLEAEAEVDQADYSVFHREQVEVDCDSSSLDDLDQRLLTFSDSKADVVSGHALWRQQFSTVAWLHMLNMRRERKAFIYTLALFLVFVAAVLVLSLATGNIQINSPDRQLLPVYLLKKNEAPHRYATSLLVQNSSGSDISDLIHNLESQDVQVEMMKHSDYMAAAPHSAAINVTGSSKGFRFSVAFNSTTVHSLPMAVNLLSNTLLRGLNGTGQIRTWTKPFDYQIPDATSYALVYIEAIILGMLAAGMPAYFAMDHTRDREIKCRSTLRISGLLPSAYWCGQAAVDIPFFYLILSSMTAILFSFHTGSLLTSSNLTAVVLCMVGYGPAMILFTYVFSFGFARVQSNRDFFSVISMMVCVVSASLVQLSFVNNSPGLTRNLHNILCFLNPLYPLMGCLNCITKATFLSSQYEENSLWKNLLIAVVSPYLQSVLLLFLLRWLEIRYGGRTMKDDQFCRISSQSKPVVARNPEEGLSEDEDVRMEKARVKEALTCQSCEEKPVVVVSNLRKQHEGRRDAFSLNKTRNVTAKNISFCVRKGEVLGLLGPNGAGKTSVMHMLSGDTVPSAGQVLMGDYSTEFRPVDRPVDHVGYCPQVNPLWPRITLQEHLEIYAAIKGLRGQDVPGIIKRVVNALELKEHLNKQTKTLSAGLKRKLCFALSMIGNPAIVLLDEPSSGMDPKSKQRMWRAIRAAFKNRQRGAILTTHYMEEAEAVCDRVAIMVSGQLRCIGSIQHLKGKYGQGYSLEVKLREELTGLQQVALLHKEILRIFPHAARQESFTTLMVYKIPKQDVQSLARSFSQLESAKQTFNFEEFNFSQSTLEQVFMEFAKEQENEEEEVGSLSTTFQWQRLRQDGPISVNNTDSIVHQL, from the exons ATGTATTTCATCC CTGAGGCCAGCATCACAGAGACAAACCGTCCTAACGTCATCCACATGAGGCATGCTGGGAGAATGCAGTCCACGTCCAGAAGAGATGCTGGAGTCTGGCATCAAACCAGAAGTCTGCTCTACAAGAACCTGCTCATCAAATGGAGGACCAAGCAGCAGAGTCTGCAG gaactGGTCCTTCCTCTTCTGCTGCTGGGTCTCCTGATCCTCATCAGCACCCTGAATCCTCACGTTTACTACGGAGGCATCAGCACCATGGAGCTGGAGCGCGAAGACCACTTCTTCAAGGGTCTGGGCTACACCCCCATCACCAACATCACCACCCACATCATGGAGGAGGTGGCCCAGGAGATAC TCATGCAGGACCGTCTGGAGATGTTCCCCAGTGAGGAGGACCTGGAGAACGCCAGCCTTTACGATCCTTCCAGTTATGTTGGCGTTGTGTTTATGGACAGCTCTGCTACGTCCTACAGACTTCGCTTTCCGTACAACCAGCTCCCGCTGCCCAGCGACTACACAGAGTCCATCG cgAACTGCTTCACCAGCTCGGTGAACTGTAGAGCAGCTAACTACTGGTACTCGGGCTTCGTCCGGCTCCAGTCTCTAATCGACGCTGCCATCATTCAG ATGCAGACGAAGCGTTCGGTCCACAGTGAGATGGACCTGAAGGTGGTCATGATGGGTCAGCCCGGCTCTGTGGAGGTGCAGAAGTTCCCCCACGCCCTCATCTCCATCTACCTGGTCCTCGCCTTCACGCCCTTCGTCACCTTCCTCATCGTCAACGTTGCAGCTGAGAAGGAGCGTCGCCTCAAAGACACCATGACCATGATGGGGCTGTACGACACGGCGTTCTG GCTGTCCTGGGGCCTCCTGTACGCTGCTCTGGTGACCACCATGTCCGTCCTCATGGCCGTCATCGCCACCTACACGGCGCTGTTCCCCAACAGCgacttcctcctcatcttcctcctcatcttcctctacGGAATATCATCC atctttttctccttcatgcTGACTCCGTTATTTAAGAAGCCAAAGTTCGCCAGCACCGTGGGCTCCATGCTGACGGTGGTGTTTGGCTGCCTGTCGCTGTTCACCGTCCTGATGAAGGACTTTCCACAGCCCCTGGTCTGGCTCCTCTGCCTGCTCTCTCCCAGCGCCTTCTCCATCGGGATTGCACAG GTGGTGTATCTGGAGGCTCAGGGAGATGGAGCTGTGTTTTCCTCCCTGGCTAATGGCCCTCATCCTCTCTACGTACCCCTGCTCATGCTGGTCCTGGACTGCATCCTCTACCTCCTGTTGGCTGTGTACCTGGACCAGGTACTGCCTG GAGAGTTTGGAGTGAGGAGGTCCTTGTTGTACTTCTTGAAGCCGTCCTATTGGTCCAAACGCAGAAAGCGTTATGTTGAAGTAAGCTCCGTGTACGACGcagaggggaaggggggtcCGAGCGGGGACGAGTCCATCGAGCCAGTTTCCCCCGAGTTCAGAGGGAAAGAAGCCATACG CATTGTTAACATCCATAAAGTGTACAAAGAGAAGGACAACGTGGTGGAGGCTCTGAGAG GGTTGACCTTTGACATCTATGAGGGCCAGATCACCGCTCTGCTGGGACACAGCGGGGCCGGAAAGTCCACTCTCATGAACATCCTCTGTGGCATCTGCCCCCCCACCAACGGCTTGGCCACCATCTACGGCTCTCCTGTGGCAGAGATCGCAGACGCATCGGAGATGAAGCAGCTAGTGGGAATTTGCCCTCAGTTCAACATCATCTTTGACGTGCTCACCGTGGAGGAGCACCTGAGGATATTTGCAGCCATCAAAGGGATCCCACCGGCCGACATCGATGCAGAG GTCACGAAAGTGCTGAAAGATCTGGACCTGGAGAAGATCATGAACGCTCAGGCCAAGAATCTGAGCGGGGGGCAGAAGAGGAAACTCTCAGTGGGCATCGCCATCCTCGGAGATCCTAAG ATCCTGCTCCTGGACGAGCCCACCGCCGGCATGGACCCCTGCTCCAGACACCAGGTGTGGGCGTTACTGAAGAGCCGCAGAGCCGGCCGGGTCACGGTCCTCAGCACGCACTACATGGACGAGGCGGACATCCTCGCTG ATCGAAAAGCTGTGATCTCTCAGGGACAGCTCAAATGTGTCGGCTCTTCTCTCTACCTCAAGATCAAATGTGGCGTTGGATATCACCTGAG GATGTCGATCAGTGAGAGATGTGAGGCCGATAAGGTCACGTCATTGGTCGAGCACCATGTTCCTAAAGCCACGCTGTCCCGCCAACATGATGCTGAGCTGACCTTCACTCTGCCGTTTGAGAGCATGGACACATTCTCAG GTTTGTTCTCTGAGCTCGACTGTCAACCCAGTCTTGGAATTATCAACTATGGAGTTTCCATGACGACGCTGGAGGATGTTTTCCTGCGTTTGGAGGCAGAAGCTGAAGTGGATCAAGCTG ACTACAGCGTGTTTCATCGGGAGCAAGTGGAGGTGGATTGTGACAGCTCGTCTCTCGATGACCTTGACCAGCGGCTGCTGACCTTCTCGGACTCGAAGGCGGATGTGGTGTCGGGTCACGCTCTGTGGCGGCAGCAGTTCAGCACAGTGGCGTGGCTGCACATGCTGAACATGAGACGGGAGAGGAAGGCGTTCATCTACAC TCTCGCCTTGTTCCTGGTGTTCGTGGCTGCCGTGCTCGTCTTATCTCTGGCGACAGGAAACATCCAGATCAACTCCCCCGACCGCCAgttacttcctgtttacctCCTCAAGAAGAACGAGGCGCCGCACAGATACGCCACCAGCCTCCTGGTTCAGAACTCCTCAG gttctgATATTTCTGACTTGATCCACAACCTGGAGTCTCAAGACGTCCAGGTGGAGATGATGAAACACAGCGACTACATGGCGGCGGCTCCCCACAGCGCCGCCATCAATGTCACAGGATCCAGCAAG ggCTTCAGATTTAGCGTTGCGTTCAACAGCACCACGGTTCACTCGCTGCCGATGGCGGTGAATCTCCTGAGCAACACGCTGCTACGAGGTCTGAACGGAACGGGCCAGATCAGGACCTGGACTAAACCTTTTgattat CAAATCCCCGACGCCACCTCGTACGCCCTGGTGTACATTGAGGCCATCATACTGGGAATGCTGGCTGCTGGGATGCCGGCGTATTTTGCCATGGACCACACTCGAGACAGAGAG ATCAAGTGTCGCTCCACGCTGCGGATCTCCGGTCTGCTGCCGTCAGCGTACTGGTGCGGTCAGGCGGCGGTGGACATCCCCTTCTTCTACCTCATCCTCTCCAGCATGACCGCCATCTTGTTCTCCTTCCACACGGGGAGCCTGCTCACCTCCAGCAATCTCACCGCTGTG GTCCTCTGCATGGTCGGCTACGGTCCCGCCATGATCCTCTTCACCTACGTCTTTTCTTTCGGCTTCGCTCGAGTCCAGAGCAACAGAGATTTCTTCTCGGTCATCTCCATGATG GTGTGCGTCGTGTCCGCCTCGCTGGTTCAGTTGTCGTTTGTAAACAACAGTCCTGGACTGACCAGAAACCTGCACAACATCCTGTGTTTCCTGAACCCGCTCTACCCGCTCATGGGCTGCCTCAACTGCATCACCAAG GCGACCTTCCTGTCCTCGCAGTATGAAGAGAACTCGTTGTGGAAGAACCTGCTCATCGCCGTGGTGTCC CCGTACCTGCAGAGCGTGCTGCTGCTCTTCCTGCTGCGCTGGCTGGAGATCCGTTACGGAGGCCGGACGATGAAGGACGATCAGTTCTGCAG GATCTCGTCCCAGTCGAAGCCCGTTGTAGCGAGGAATCCAGAGGAGGGGCTGAGCGAGGACGAGGACGTTCGGATGGAGAAGGCGCGCGTGAAGGAGGCGCTCACCTGCCAGTCGTGTGAAGAG AAACCCGTGGTGGTCGTGAGTAACCTGAGGAAGCAGCATGAAGGACGACGAGACGCTTTCTCTCTGAACAAGACGAGGAATGTGACCGCGAAGAACATCTCCTTCTGCGTCCGAAAAG GGGAAGTCCTGGGACTGCTGGGTCCAAACGGGGCCGGGAAGACCAGCGTCATGCACATGCTTTCAGGGGACACAGTGCCCTCTGCAGGCCAG GTTCTGATGGGGGACTACAGCACAGAGTTTCGTCCTGTAGACCGTCCTGTGGACCACGTGGGGTACTGTCCCCAGGTGAACCCACTGTGGCCCAGGATCACGCTGCAGGAGCACCTGGAGATCTACGCCGCCATCAAGGGCCTGAGAGGACAGGACGTCCCGGGCATCATCAAacg CGTGGTGAACGCTCTGGAGCTGAAGGAACAtctgaacaaacaaactaagACTCTGTCGGCGGGACTCAAGAGGAAG CTCTGCTTCGCCTTGAGTATGATCGGGAATCCTGCGATCGTTTTACTGGACGAGCCGTCGTCGGGGATGGACCCGAAGTCCAAACAACGCATGTG gAGGGCCATACGTGCTGCTTTCAAGAACCGCCAGCGGGGCGCCATCCTCACCACGCActacatggaggaggcggaggccGTGTGTGACCGGGTAGCCATCATGGTGTCGGGCCAGCTGAG GTGCATCGGCTCCATCCAACACCTGAAGGGGAAGTACGGTCAGGGCTACAGCCTGGAGGTCAAGCTGAGGGAGGAGCTAACTGGACTCCAGCAGGTGGCGCTGCTGCACAAAGAAATCCTGCGAATCTTTCCTCACGCTGCCCGGCAGGAGAG CTTCACTACTCTGATGGTTTATAAAATCCCCAAACAGGACGTCCAATCACTGGCCAGGTCCTTTTCTCAGTTAGAGAGTG CAAAGCAAACCTTCAACTTTGAGGAGTTTAACTTCTCTCAGTCCACCTTGGAGCAG gtGTTCATGGAGTTTGCTAAGGAGcaggagaacgaggaggaggaggtgggctCCCTCAGTACAACTTTCCAGTGGCAGCGTCTGCGACAGGACGGGCCCATctcagtcaacaacacagacagcatCGTGCACCAACTCTAA